A region from the Sphingopyxis lindanitolerans genome encodes:
- a CDS encoding LysR family transcriptional regulator has product MELYQLRYFVAVAEEQNVTAAARILNVSQPPLTRAIQTLETEVGHALFTRSTKGVSLTPAGVEFLAEARKTLTQVQRMIDRSSAAGRGERGPLQIGFFGSSIYGYLPQVLRRFRTEVPDVEIVLHTIGKAEQIEALRAHRLDVGFARYYPIEVDMEVETVGTERLVAAFPTLSVDDKNGDIDPHEIATKPLVLFPQGGRPNFADEVLHFLGNAGITPHVIQVTDDVTSAMGLVASGIAASIVPESIASLNWPHICFRHITGPDTTIPINIMYSKETLRPATVAFLDVVHNMMK; this is encoded by the coding sequence ATGGAGCTGTATCAACTGCGCTATTTTGTCGCAGTCGCCGAGGAGCAGAACGTCACCGCCGCGGCGCGAATACTGAATGTCTCGCAACCTCCGCTGACACGCGCAATCCAGACCCTGGAGACCGAAGTGGGCCACGCGCTTTTCACGCGAAGCACAAAAGGGGTGTCGCTCACGCCAGCAGGCGTAGAATTTTTGGCCGAAGCGCGAAAGACGTTGACACAAGTACAGCGTATGATTGACCGGAGCAGCGCGGCGGGCCGGGGCGAGCGTGGCCCGCTTCAGATTGGCTTCTTCGGGTCGAGCATCTACGGATATCTTCCTCAGGTCCTGCGCCGCTTTCGAACAGAAGTGCCCGATGTGGAGATTGTGCTTCACACCATCGGAAAGGCTGAGCAGATCGAAGCCTTACGCGCGCACCGCTTGGACGTAGGGTTTGCGCGCTACTATCCAATTGAGGTCGATATGGAGGTCGAGACCGTCGGTACGGAACGGCTTGTGGCGGCCTTTCCCACATTGTCGGTCGACGACAAGAACGGCGATATTGACCCTCACGAAATCGCTACAAAGCCGCTGGTGCTATTCCCGCAAGGCGGCCGGCCTAATTTCGCGGATGAAGTGCTACATTTCCTTGGGAATGCTGGAATCACTCCGCATGTGATTCAGGTGACAGATGATGTCACGTCTGCGATGGGCCTGGTGGCGAGCGGAATTGCCGCTTCCATTGTCCCAGAATCGATCGCGAGTCTAAACTGGCCACATATTTGCTTTCGGCACATCACAGGGCCGGATACAACCATTCCAATTAATATAATGTACTCAAAGGAAACCCTGAGGCCAGCAACAGTGGCATTCCTAGATGTTGTGCACAACATGATGAAATAG
- a CDS encoding YciI family protein — MPFFVATIENKPGTEQARASAQEAHRQYLRAQAHRILIGGAVLDEAETAPRGSVYVFEAETAREAQRFTDEDPLTIAGTRSAITIRPWRQAVFNRDYVLGTPEAGAPFPDPNQG, encoded by the coding sequence ATGCCATTTTTTGTCGCCACCATCGAGAACAAGCCTGGGACCGAGCAGGCGCGGGCAAGCGCCCAGGAAGCGCATCGTCAATATCTTCGCGCACAGGCCCACCGCATCCTTATCGGCGGCGCCGTGCTTGACGAGGCGGAGACAGCGCCGCGCGGCTCGGTCTATGTCTTCGAGGCCGAGACTGCGCGCGAGGCGCAGCGCTTCACCGACGAAGATCCGTTGACGATCGCCGGGACGCGCAGCGCCATCACGATCCGTCCGTGGCGGCAGGCGGTGTTCAATCGCGACTATGTTCTCGGAACGCCCGAAGCTGGAGCGCCCTTCCCCGACCCCAACCAAGGCTGA
- a CDS encoding enolase C-terminal domain-like protein has product MSTLFGGRIADALPVLWVLATGEFDADVAEAQAKIDARLHRRFKIKVGRGDPGDDARRAVETASAIGCPCSIDLNEAWSFADSTRALAILDGSGVDILEQPLPRADLPGLADLARRSSLAIMADESACSTSDMIAIIRERAASYVSLKISKAGGPSRMLAIARMAQAAGINLFGGTALDSSIGTAANIQCCSTLPLAGGTELFMPLLLADDILEEPLAYRDFCVDVPSGVGLGVTIDEAKLRHYERK; this is encoded by the coding sequence ATGAGCACCCTGTTCGGCGGCAGGATCGCTGACGCGTTGCCGGTGCTCTGGGTGCTGGCGACCGGAGAGTTTGACGCCGATGTCGCCGAAGCGCAGGCAAAAATTGACGCCAGACTTCATCGCCGCTTCAAGATCAAGGTCGGCCGCGGCGACCCTGGCGACGATGCGCGGCGCGCCGTCGAGACGGCCAGCGCGATAGGCTGTCCCTGCTCGATCGACCTCAATGAGGCGTGGAGCTTTGCGGATTCCACGCGCGCATTGGCTATTCTCGATGGCTCCGGGGTCGATATCCTGGAACAGCCGCTGCCCCGCGCCGATCTTCCGGGGCTTGCCGATCTCGCGCGGCGCTCCAGCCTCGCGATCATGGCTGACGAGAGCGCCTGCAGCACGAGCGACATGATCGCGATTATCCGGGAACGGGCTGCCAGTTATGTGTCGCTGAAAATCTCAAAAGCCGGCGGCCCCAGCCGGATGCTCGCGATTGCCCGCATGGCGCAGGCCGCTGGCATCAATCTCTTCGGGGGCACTGCCCTGGACAGCTCGATCGGCACTGCCGCAAACATCCAATGCTGCTCGACGCTGCCGCTCGCCGGCGGGACCGAGCTTTTCATGCCCCTCCTGCTCGCGGACGACATTCTGGAGGAGCCGCTGGCCTACCGCGATTTCTGCGTGGACGTGCCGTCGGGCGTCGGCCTCGGTGTGACGATCGATGAAGCCAAGCTGCGCCACTACGAGCGCAAATAA
- a CDS encoding IS6-like element IS6100 family transposase, protein MTDFKWRHFQGDVILWAVRWYCRYPISYRDLEEMLAERGISVDHTTIYRWVQCYAPEMEKRLRWFWRRGFDPSWRLDETYVKVRGKWTYLYRAVDKRGDTIDFYLSPTRSAKAAKRFLGKALRGLKHWEKPATLNTDKAPSYGAAITELKREGKLDRETAHRQVKYLNNVIEADHGKLKILIKPVRGFKSIPTAYATIKGFEVMRALRKGQARPWCLQPGIRGEVRLVERAFGIGPSALTEAMGMLNHHFAAAA, encoded by the coding sequence ATGACGGATTTCAAGTGGCGCCATTTCCAGGGTGATGTGATCCTGTGGGCGGTGCGCTGGTATTGTCGCTATCCGATCAGCTATCGCGACCTTGAGGAAATGCTGGCGGAACGCGGCATTTCGGTCGACCATACGACGATCTATCGCTGGGTCCAGTGCTACGCCCCGGAGATGGAGAAGCGGCTGCGCTGGTTCTGGCGGCGTGGCTTTGATCCGAGCTGGCGCCTGGATGAAACCTACGTCAAGGTGCGGGGCAAGTGGACCTACCTGTACCGGGCAGTCGACAAGCGGGGCGACACGATCGATTTCTACCTGTCGCCGACCCGCAGCGCCAAGGCAGCGAAGCGGTTCCTGGGCAAGGCCCTGCGAGGCCTGAAGCACTGGGAAAAGCCTGCCACGCTCAATACCGACAAAGCGCCGAGCTATGGTGCAGCGATCACCGAATTGAAGCGCGAAGGAAAGCTGGACCGGGAGACGGCCCACCGGCAGGTGAAGTATCTCAATAACGTGATCGAGGCCGATCACGGAAAGCTCAAGATACTGATCAAGCCGGTGCGCGGTTTCAAATCGATCCCCACGGCCTATGCCACGATCAAGGGATTCGAAGTCATGCGAGCCCTGCGCAAAGGACAGGCTCGCCCCTGGTGCCTGCAGCCCGGCATCAGGGGCGAGGTGCGCCTTGTGGAGAGAGCTTTTGGCATTGGGCCCTCGGCGCTGACGGAGGCCATGGGCATGCTCAACCACCATTTCGCAGCAGCCGCCTGA
- a CDS encoding efflux transporter outer membrane subunit — protein sequence MTTNRSLAALIGLALLGGCAAGTEYRRPALPLPAAFHNAPLIVEPGGRPWWRDFADPMLDDLVARGLKGGFDVEAAMARVDQARAAAGSARAARMPSGSLDGSAVRTRQSLRAGLGQIADYVPDFDRTQDSFELVGGASWELDLAGGLKRGREAAVAELEAAVADSQAVRLTVAAEIGDAYILLRSAQRRRSIAVDQAAAAQKLENIVRARFVHGAAARFELDQSRASTAAISAGIAEFDQAAQAQLARLAVLAGGLPDSVVQALERPEPVPVAGFAAMGLPADLMRRRPDLVAAERRVAAGHARLGVALAEYYPKFTLSGLLGFQGNDAGRLISGPASVVQGGLGLRWRLFDFGRVDAEVARAKGAEREAIAQFRNAALRAAEDVERAVVAWRTAREREAVHAEEVRAATAACDALDRAYRAGHVSLAELVEAQRRVLQAADALALAQGDAARATVAGWRAFGG from the coding sequence GTGACGACGAATCGGTCGCTGGCCGCCCTGATCGGCCTTGCCCTGCTGGGCGGCTGCGCCGCGGGCACGGAGTATCGACGGCCGGCCTTGCCGCTGCCGGCCGCCTTTCACAATGCTCCCCTGATCGTGGAGCCGGGCGGCAGGCCGTGGTGGCGGGATTTCGCCGACCCCATGCTGGACGATCTGGTCGCGCGCGGCCTCAAGGGCGGCTTCGACGTGGAGGCGGCGATGGCGCGGGTCGACCAGGCAAGGGCGGCCGCCGGGTCGGCGCGGGCGGCGCGGATGCCGTCGGGATCGCTGGACGGTTCCGCGGTCCGGACGCGCCAGTCGCTGAGGGCCGGGCTGGGGCAGATCGCCGATTATGTCCCGGATTTCGACCGGACGCAGGACAGTTTCGAACTGGTCGGCGGGGCAAGCTGGGAACTGGACCTTGCCGGCGGGCTGAAGCGCGGGCGGGAAGCGGCCGTCGCGGAACTGGAGGCGGCCGTCGCCGACAGCCAGGCCGTCCGCCTCACCGTGGCGGCGGAGATTGGCGATGCCTATATCCTCCTTCGTTCCGCGCAGCGCAGGCGCTCCATCGCCGTCGATCAGGCGGCGGCGGCGCAGAAGCTGGAAAATATCGTCCGCGCCCGCTTCGTCCATGGCGCGGCTGCCCGTTTCGAACTGGACCAGTCCCGCGCCTCCACCGCCGCGATCAGCGCCGGGATCGCCGAGTTCGACCAGGCGGCGCAGGCGCAGTTGGCGCGGCTGGCGGTGCTGGCCGGCGGCCTGCCGGATTCGGTTGTCCAGGCGCTGGAGAGGCCGGAGCCGGTGCCGGTCGCCGGTTTCGCGGCCATGGGGCTGCCCGCCGATCTGATGCGGCGCAGGCCGGATCTGGTCGCTGCCGAACGGCGCGTTGCTGCCGGCCATGCGCGGCTGGGCGTCGCCCTTGCCGAATATTATCCCAAATTCACCCTGTCGGGCCTGCTGGGTTTTCAGGGCAATGACGCGGGCAGGCTCATTTCCGGCCCGGCGAGCGTGGTGCAGGGCGGGTTGGGCCTGCGCTGGCGGCTTTTCGACTTCGGCCGGGTCGATGCGGAGGTCGCACGGGCGAAGGGCGCGGAGCGGGAGGCCATCGCCCAGTTCCGTAATGCCGCGCTGCGCGCCGCCGAGGATGTCGAACGCGCCGTCGTTGCCTGGCGGACCGCCAGAGAGCGCGAAGCCGTCCATGCCGAAGAGGTCCGGGCCGCGACCGCCGCCTGCGACGCGCTGGATCGCGCCTATCGGGCGGGCCATGTTTCGCTGGCCGAACTGGTCGAGGCGCAGCGCCGTGTTCTCCAGGCGGCCGACGCGCTTGCGCTGGCGCAGGGAGACGCCGCGCGCGCGACGGTTGCCGGATGGCGGGCGTTCGGCGGCTGA
- a CDS encoding cation:proton antiporter, translating into MALACAGSALAAVVAQWMPKALLPALVLEIAFGILVGPHGLGFLSPGPSMELFAQIGLAIPMVIAGLEVDFGALLARPQGAQRARPLILAILISLLTLAMAGLGAWLLLDPGTPLVHLAIYAAILSTSSVGIVVPMIQEKGIASDIYGQTILSAALLVDFFAMIAISALAGIVVSGSAQGALGSLALVAIAVPAIRLLPRLLARVPAARLDNRTSLPFVRLSLALLFLTAWLAEMLNSQLVLAAFLAGLLLGQIVPRGSHRRERLEVIGYGFIVPFFFINVGLKFDIPALLGSPKTLWLVPGFVAVAFANKIIPSLLLVPIHGRRKAMAAGILLSARISLIVAASDIATRIGVLDTATNAAMVLVAIISAALAPILFNILAAPHRQPPTPVQA; encoded by the coding sequence TTGGCCCTGGCTTGTGCCGGCAGCGCACTGGCCGCCGTCGTCGCCCAATGGATGCCCAAGGCCCTCTTGCCCGCGCTGGTGCTGGAAATCGCGTTCGGGATCCTGGTCGGCCCGCATGGCCTGGGATTCCTGTCGCCCGGTCCCTCGATGGAGCTGTTCGCCCAGATCGGGCTTGCCATACCCATGGTGATCGCGGGGCTGGAGGTCGATTTCGGCGCGTTGCTGGCCCGGCCGCAGGGGGCGCAGCGGGCGAGGCCGCTCATCCTGGCCATCCTCATATCGCTGCTGACCCTTGCCATGGCCGGCCTTGGCGCCTGGCTGCTGCTCGACCCGGGGACGCCCCTGGTGCACCTGGCGATCTATGCCGCGATCCTTTCGACCAGCTCGGTCGGCATCGTCGTGCCGATGATACAGGAAAAGGGCATCGCCAGCGACATATACGGGCAGACGATCCTCTCGGCCGCGCTGCTCGTCGACTTCTTCGCGATGATCGCCATTTCCGCCCTGGCCGGGATCGTCGTCAGCGGCAGCGCGCAGGGCGCCTTGGGCAGCCTGGCGCTTGTCGCCATCGCCGTCCCGGCGATCCGGCTGCTGCCCAGGCTGCTGGCGCGGGTGCCCGCGGCGCGGCTGGACAACCGGACCAGCCTGCCTTTCGTCAGGCTCAGCCTGGCGCTGCTGTTCCTGACGGCCTGGCTGGCGGAGATGCTGAATTCGCAACTGGTGCTGGCGGCGTTCCTCGCGGGATTGCTGCTGGGGCAGATCGTTCCGCGCGGCAGCCACCGGCGCGAGCGGCTGGAGGTCATCGGCTATGGCTTCATCGTGCCCTTCTTCTTCATCAATGTCGGCCTGAAATTCGATATTCCCGCGCTGCTGGGATCGCCCAAGACCCTGTGGCTGGTGCCGGGCTTCGTGGCGGTCGCCTTCGCCAACAAGATCATCCCGTCGCTGCTGCTGGTCCCGATCCACGGCCGCAGGAAGGCGATGGCCGCCGGCATATTGCTGAGCGCGCGCATCAGCCTGATCGTCGCGGCGTCCGACATCGCGACCCGGATCGGCGTGCTCGACACCGCGACCAACGCGGCCATGGTGCTGGTCGCGATCATCAGCGCGGCGCTCGCCCCCATCCTGTTCAACATCCTCGCCGCGCCGCACAGGCAGCCGCCGACGCCCGTCCAGGCCTGA
- a CDS encoding 3-oxoacid CoA-transferase subunit B produces the protein MPWTREEMAARAAGELQDGFYVNLGIGIPTLVANYVPADIEVVLQSENGLLGIGPFPYEDEVDPDLINAGKQTVTTLPTSSFFSSADSFAMIRGGHIDLAILGAMEVAGNGDLANWTVPGKMIKGMGGAMDLVAGVKRVVVVMSHSDKAGNSKIVERCTLPLTGTGVVDAIISDFGRFVLDRDRGELIVQELASDLDIDFVRARTGIPIRSA, from the coding sequence ATGCCCTGGACACGTGAGGAAATGGCGGCCCGCGCCGCCGGCGAGCTGCAGGACGGCTTTTATGTGAACCTGGGCATCGGCATTCCGACGCTGGTCGCCAATTATGTGCCCGCCGACATAGAGGTCGTCCTCCAGTCGGAGAACGGCCTGCTGGGCATCGGTCCCTTTCCCTATGAGGATGAAGTCGACCCGGACCTCATCAACGCGGGCAAGCAGACGGTGACCACTTTGCCCACGTCGAGCTTCTTCAGCTCGGCCGACAGCTTCGCCATGATCCGCGGCGGGCATATCGACCTTGCCATATTGGGCGCCATGGAGGTTGCCGGCAATGGCGACCTGGCCAACTGGACCGTGCCGGGCAAGATGATCAAGGGCATGGGCGGCGCGATGGACCTGGTCGCGGGCGTGAAGCGCGTCGTCGTGGTGATGAGCCACAGCGACAAGGCGGGCAATTCCAAGATCGTCGAACGCTGCACCCTGCCGCTCACCGGCACGGGCGTCGTCGACGCCATCATTTCCGACTTCGGCCGGTTCGTGCTGGATCGGGACCGCGGCGAATTGATCGTGCAGGAACTGGCGTCTGATCTCGACATCGATTTCGTTCGCGCCCGGACGGGAATCCCGATCCGGTCGGCCTGA
- a CDS encoding CoA transferase subunit A translates to MAKRKIFPDADAALEGVLFDGMTIMSGGFGLSGNPEHLIAGLLRNGVKELTVISNNCGADGFGLWTLLNNGQIRKMVSSYIGENKLFAELYLSGQLELELNPQGTLAERIRAGGAGIPAFYTKTGVGTVVAEGKPVEEFEGSLYVRETWLRADVSIVKAWKADPEGNLVYRKTARNFNPNMATAGKITIAEVEEIVPAGALDPDQVHTPGIYVDRVIQGPSYEKRIEFRTTRPRTEEKA, encoded by the coding sequence ATGGCAAAGCGCAAGATATTTCCCGACGCTGATGCAGCGCTTGAGGGCGTTCTCTTCGACGGGATGACCATCATGTCCGGTGGGTTCGGGCTTTCGGGCAATCCGGAACATCTGATCGCCGGCCTGCTGCGGAACGGCGTCAAGGAACTCACCGTCATCTCCAACAATTGCGGCGCGGACGGCTTCGGCCTCTGGACGCTGCTCAACAACGGCCAGATCCGCAAGATGGTCTCCTCCTATATCGGGGAGAACAAGCTGTTCGCGGAACTCTATCTGTCGGGCCAGCTCGAACTGGAGCTCAATCCGCAGGGCACGCTGGCGGAACGCATACGCGCGGGCGGCGCGGGCATTCCGGCCTTCTACACGAAGACCGGCGTGGGAACCGTCGTCGCGGAGGGCAAGCCCGTCGAGGAATTCGAAGGGTCGCTCTATGTGCGCGAAACGTGGCTGCGGGCCGACGTTTCCATCGTGAAGGCCTGGAAAGCCGATCCGGAGGGCAATCTCGTCTATCGCAAGACGGCGCGGAACTTCAATCCGAACATGGCGACCGCCGGCAAGATCACCATCGCCGAGGTGGAGGAGATCGTCCCGGCCGGCGCGCTCGACCCCGACCAGGTCCACACGCCGGGCATCTATGTCGATCGCGTGATCCAGGGACCGTCCTATGAGAAGCGAATCGAATTCCGGACCACGCGTCCCCGCACGGAGGAGAAGGCCTGA
- a CDS encoding IclR family transcriptional regulator domain-containing protein, producing the protein MADDSQTADPNFMLSLARGLGVLRAFEGQSSLSITEAARLSGLNRPSAGRCLHTLTCLGYVRERDGRYSLTPKLLPLAAGFLTSTPLASASQAVANALRDSLQETVSVGALDPSDPGRIIYIARAERNQVIAAPLMVGSTLPSHCTSMGRVLLASLAPCETERWLARAALEPRTERTIVSPDVLRTELVAVGERRWSLVEEELEVGLRSLAVPVRDREGQVLAALNVATFSDAHSREDLIERYLPDLRAAAGQLERAIQSHRPNP; encoded by the coding sequence ATGGCTGACGACAGCCAAACCGCCGATCCCAACTTCATGCTTTCGCTGGCGCGGGGCCTTGGCGTGCTGCGCGCTTTCGAGGGGCAGTCCTCGCTCAGCATCACGGAAGCGGCGCGGCTGAGCGGGCTGAACCGGCCCAGCGCCGGCCGCTGCCTGCACACGCTGACATGCCTTGGCTATGTTCGCGAGCGGGACGGGCGCTATTCGCTCACGCCCAAATTGCTGCCGCTGGCCGCCGGGTTCCTGACGTCCACCCCCCTGGCCAGCGCCAGCCAGGCGGTCGCCAACGCCTTGCGCGACAGCCTTCAGGAAACGGTGTCGGTCGGCGCGCTCGATCCGTCGGACCCGGGCCGCATCATCTACATCGCCCGCGCCGAGCGGAACCAGGTGATCGCCGCGCCGCTGATGGTCGGCAGCACCTTGCCCAGCCATTGCACGTCGATGGGGCGCGTCCTCCTCGCCTCGCTCGCGCCGTGCGAGACCGAACGGTGGCTGGCGCGCGCCGCCCTGGAGCCGAGGACCGAACGCACCATCGTTTCCCCCGATGTGCTCCGCACCGAACTGGTCGCCGTGGGCGAGCGGCGCTGGAGCCTGGTCGAGGAGGAACTGGAGGTCGGGCTGCGATCCCTGGCCGTTCCCGTCCGCGACCGCGAGGGGCAGGTCCTGGCGGCGCTCAATGTCGCCACCTTTTCCGACGCCCACAGCCGCGAGGATCTGATCGAGCGCTATCTTCCCGACCTGAGGGCGGCCGCCGGTCAGCTTGAGCGCGCCATCCAGAGCCATCGCCCCAATCCATAA
- a CDS encoding acetyl-CoA C-acetyltransferase, with product MTLRRAAIVSPLRTAVGKFGGGLSALTAGQLGATIIKALVERSGIDPERVDDVVFGHGYPSGEAPSIGRWSWLAAGMPQNVPGFQLDRRCGSGLQAIIEAAMMVQTGAADVVVAGGAESMSNVEHYSTALRKGARMGSLELHDRLTRARLMSQPIERYGVITGMIETAENLARDYGITREQSDAYAVRSHQRAAAAWREGKFADEIVPVAVPQKRGEPVIFDRDEGFREDASLETLGGLKPIEGGVVTAGNASQQNDAAAACLVVAEDQLAKLGLEPSGWFVGWAAAGCDPSRMGIGPVGAVQRLFARTGLGWDDMDLIEINEAFAAQVLALLKAWEWGEDDSRLDKLNVNGSGISLGHPIGVTGARIAATMLNEMRRRDARYGLETMCIGGGQGLAAIFERS from the coding sequence ATGACATTGCGTCGAGCCGCCATCGTTTCGCCTCTTCGGACCGCCGTCGGGAAATTCGGCGGCGGCCTTTCCGCGCTGACGGCCGGGCAATTGGGCGCCACGATCATCAAGGCGCTGGTCGAACGCAGCGGGATCGATCCCGAACGCGTCGACGACGTCGTCTTCGGACATGGCTATCCCAGCGGGGAGGCGCCCAGCATCGGCCGCTGGTCCTGGCTGGCCGCCGGAATGCCCCAGAATGTGCCGGGCTTCCAGCTCGACCGCCGCTGCGGCTCCGGCCTTCAGGCGATCATCGAAGCGGCCATGATGGTTCAGACCGGCGCCGCCGACGTCGTGGTCGCGGGCGGCGCGGAAAGCATGTCCAATGTCGAACATTATTCGACCGCGCTGCGCAAGGGCGCGCGCATGGGCAGCCTCGAACTGCACGACCGGCTGACCCGCGCCCGCCTGATGTCGCAGCCGATCGAACGCTATGGCGTGATCACGGGCATGATCGAGACCGCCGAAAATCTCGCCCGCGACTATGGCATCACGCGGGAGCAGTCGGACGCCTATGCCGTCCGATCGCACCAGCGCGCCGCCGCCGCCTGGCGCGAGGGCAAGTTCGCTGACGAGATCGTGCCCGTCGCCGTGCCGCAGAAGCGCGGCGAACCCGTGATCTTCGATCGGGACGAGGGGTTCCGCGAGGATGCCTCGCTGGAGACGCTCGGCGGGTTGAAGCCGATCGAGGGCGGCGTGGTGACCGCCGGCAACGCCAGCCAGCAGAATGACGCCGCCGCGGCCTGCCTGGTCGTTGCCGAAGACCAGCTCGCGAAGCTCGGCCTGGAACCGAGCGGCTGGTTCGTCGGCTGGGCGGCGGCGGGTTGCGATCCCTCCCGCATGGGCATCGGCCCCGTGGGCGCCGTCCAGCGGCTGTTCGCGCGCACGGGCCTGGGCTGGGACGACATGGACCTTATCGAAATCAACGAGGCTTTCGCGGCCCAGGTGCTCGCGCTGCTCAAGGCGTGGGAATGGGGTGAGGACGACAGCCGCCTGGACAAGCTCAACGTCAACGGCTCGGGCATTTCCCTGGGCCACCCGATCGGCGTCACCGGGGCGCGAATCGCCGCGACGATGCTGAACGAGATGCGCCGCCGCGATGCGCGCTACGGTCTGGAGACCATGTGCATCGGCGGCGGCCAGGGTCTCGCCGCCATCTTCGAGCGGTCCTAA